From the Tenacibaculum dicentrarchi genome, the window TTTGAACAAGCTTTTAATGTACAAAATGTTACTGTTACACAATTAACAACAACAGTCGCAATTGCTCCTAACGTTTTAAGAAACACTTCTTTCTTAGACAATGAGGTATTTAATACGTATCAGTCAGAAACTGAAATGATGCGTTATATCAAAAAATTAGAACGTAAAGATTTAGCGTTAAATCATTCCATGATTTCTTTAGGATCATGTACCATGAAATTAAATGCTGCTTCTGAAATGTTACCTTTAAGTAATGCACAATGGGGGAATATTCACCCATTTGTACCATTAGAACAGGCTGAAGGATATCAAACAGTATTAAAAAACTTAGAAAATCAATTAAACGTTATTACTGGTTTTGCAGGAACTTCTTTACAGCCAAATTCTGGTGCACAAGGAGAATTTGCAGGATTGATGGTAATTCGTGCGTATCATGAATCAAATGATGATGCTCATAGAAATATCTGTTTAATTCCTGCATCGGCACACGGTACAAACCCAGCATCGGCAGTTATGGCTGGTATGAAAGTAGTGGTTACCAAAACCGATGAAAAAGGAAATATCGATGTTGAAGATTTACGTGCAAAAGCCGAAAAACATAAAGATAATTTAGCCGCTTTAATGGTTACTTATCCATCAACGCATGGAGTGTACGAAAAAGCGATTAAAGAAATCACCCAAATTATTCATGATAACGGTGGGCAAGTTTATATGGATGGTGCAAATATGAACGCACAAGTAGGATTAACAAACCCTGCAACAATTGGTGCTGATGTTTGTCACTTAAACTTACATAAAACATTCGCCATTCCTCATGGAGGTGGTGGACCAGGGGTTGGACCAATATGTGTTGCGCCTCAATTAGTACCTTTTTTACCTACAAGCCCATTAATTCCAACAGGTGGTGAAAATGCAATTACTGCTATTTCTGCTGCTCCTTGGGGATCTGCTTTGGTATGTTTAATTTCTTACGGATATATAACCATGTTAGGCGCTAAAGGATTAACAGATTCTACAAAAAATGCTATTTTAAACGCCAATTATATTAAAGAACGTTTACACGGTCATTACGAAACCTTATATTCAGGAGAAATGAATAGAGCGGCGCACGAAATGATTATTGACTGTAGAGACTTTAAACAAAACGGAATTGAAGTAGTTGATATCGCTAAACGTTTGATGGATTTCGGTTTTCACGCACCAACGGTTTCTTTCCCAGTAGGAGGAACAATGATGATTGAGCCTACGGAATCTGAAAATGTAGCTGAATTAGATCGTTTTTGTGATGCTATGATTGCTATTCGTAAAGAAATTTCAGAAGCAACCAAAGAAGACACGAACAACCCTTTAAAAAATGCACCGCATACACAAGGTTTACTAACTGATGACCAATGGGATTTACCATACACGCGTCAGCAGGCGGCATTTCCTTTAAGTTATGTTGCCGATAATAAATTTTGGCCTTCTGTTCGTAGAGTAGATGATGCTTTTGGTGATAGAAACTTAATTTGTTCTTGTAACCCAATTGAAGATTATATTGACGAAGAAGCTTAAAAAATATTCTTTATCTTTTTTTATAAATTTAAAAACCTCACTAGAAATAGTGAGGTTTTTTTTTGAAATTATTTTTCTATATTAATTTTATTTGAAGCTATTCCCGCTTTGCGCACTCGCTTTTTTTATTTTTAAAAGAAAAATAAAAAAGAGCTCAAACAATTGCTTCAATCGGGGCTAAAAACCAGAACGACCTTAAAAAAAGTACATGAATTCATCTTTTTTATCAGAAAATAATATCTTTATAAAACTGTGTTTTTTCTATTAAAAGTATTCCAAAAACATAATTTTAGATTATTTATCTATATAAATAAAATAAACAGAAAAATAATCTAAATTTAAACCTAAATACTAACTATTATTATTGATTCTGCTACTTTTGATAGCTAAATATCATTACTATGGCAGGTTTTAAAAATTTATCCGAAGAAAATAGACAAAAATTAAACACACTAAAAGAACAATTAACCACCGCTCGTGATGGTTTTTTAGGCTACCCCGTTTCAAAAGATTTTGATTACTCCGCCTTAAATGAGTTCTTTCAATTTCCTATTAACAATTTAGGAGATCCCTTTGAAAAAGGAACGTACCAAGTACAAACTCATGAAATGGAACGCGAAGTAATTGCTTTTTTTGCCAAATTATTTAGAGCAAATCCCAAAGATTTTTGGGGCTATGTTACCAACGGAGGTTCTGAAAGTAATTTATATGGTTTGTATCTTGCGCGTGAGTTATATCCCAAAGCAATTGTTTATTATTCCGAATCTACACATTATAGTATTCGTAAAAACATTCATTTATTAAACATCCCTAGTATTGTTATAAAAGCACAAGAAAACGGTGAAATGGATTATAAAGATTTTAAGAACACCGTGCGTATGAACCGCCATAAACCCGTTATTGTTTTGGCTACTTTTGGTACGACTATGAAAGAAGCAAAAGACGATATTTCTAACATAAAAAACATTTTAGCAAGCCTAGCAATTCAAGACCATTATATTCATTGTGATGCAGCCTTATCTGGTTCCTTTGGAGCTTTTATGCAACCTCGCCTACCCTTCGATTTTATGGATGGAGCTGATAGTATTTCTATTAGCGGACATAAATTTATAGGGTCTCCAATACCAACGGGCGTATTAATGGCAAAACGCTCCAATAGAGATCGAATTGCCAAAGGAATTTCGTATATCGGCTCGTTAGATACTACCATAACAGGTTCTCGCAACGGACATTCACCACTTTTTTTATGGTACGCTTTAAAACAATTGGGTATTAAAGGTTTACAAGAACGCTATCAAAAGAGTTTAGAAGTTGCACAATATTGTGAAGCTTCACTAAAAAAAATCGGTATTAAAGCATGGAGAAATCCAAATGCAATTACCGTAGTTTTACCTAAAACATCTAAAAAAATTAAAGATAAATGGCAATTAGCAACCGAAGGTGATATTTCACATATAATTTGCATGCCAAATGTAACGAAAATACAAATTGATGCCTTTATTGATGATTTAAAAAATTGCGATGAACCGACTATCGAAGAAGAAATCACCTTTGATTATTCATTAACATAAAAAATATAAACCAAAAAACACGAAGTATTAACCTCGTGTTTTTTTATTATAAAACTTATTTTTTAAGCGTTTAGCAACTACTTTTTTTACTCATTTACTGCCTTTACAATTTCATTTCCTTTAACAATATAAAAATAAGAACGCCTGTTTTTCTGATGCTCTTCTTCCGTACATTTTTTACTGTTGGCATCATCACAATCATTTAATAAATCGTCCTCTCCAAAACCAATCGCACTTTCTATTCTGTTTGATGCAATTCCTCTTGAAATTATATAATCGCGCGTTGATTTTGCTCTTCGATCAGATAAATTTCTATTGTAAGTTTTACTTCCACGACTATCAGTATGAGACTCTATTTTGATAACTAATTCAGGATACGTATTCATTACACTTACAATATCTTCTAGTTCATATTCGGCATCTTCTCGAATGTTCCATAAATCAAAATCAAAATAAATAGGATTAATTACTATCTGATTTCCTACTATTAATGACTGTAAATTAAGATTTACAATAACATCTTGCTGATTAACATCAAGGGTTGCTGCTTGTTCATTTACATTTTTATAGCCTTCTTTTGATGCTACAACTACAAAATTATGCTCACAATCTCTCTGTTTAAAAATATAAGAACCTGTACGTCCTGTTTTTAATGATGATACAACTTCTCCTTTTGGATTCATTAATTGAACAACAACATTAGAAATTGGTTCTCCTGTACGAGAATCACTAATTACTCCTTTGATATCCTCTTTACATTGATAAATTATAAAACTATAAATATCATCATCTCCCTTTCCATTTTTGCGGTTTGATGAGAAAAATCCGTGGGAATGTTTTTGGTTTATTACAAATGAAAAATCATCAAATGCACTGTTTATTGGACTTCCTAAATTTACAGGATTTTCATATTTCCCTTCAACGTATTTTGCTTCAAAAACATCTAAAGCTCCTAAACCTAAATGACCATTTGACGAAAAATACAACTCGTTGTTTGTTCCGATAAATGGAAACATTTCTCTACTTTCTGTATTAATTTCACTTCCTAGATTGATTGATTTTCCAAATTTATTATCGCCTAAAATTCTTGCTTTATAAATATCAGTACCTCCAAATCCATTTGGCATATCTGATACAAAATATAAAGTTTCTTCATCTAAACTTAAAGCTGGATGACCACATGAATAATCATTGCTATTAAAAGGTAATTCTTGAACATTACCCCATATTTCACCTATTTTATCGGCACTGTAAATTTTAAGATGAGATACTTGATCTTCATCACCTTTTAATTTTCTTCCATCGTAATTATCTCTTGTAAAATAGGCTTTTTTTCCGTTTTTTGTGATAATTATATTAGATTCATGATATTTTGAACTTAATCCTTCAAGCATTTCTGATTTCTCTAAATCTAGCATTTTTTTAGATACTATATTATTTTGCTTTGCCTTATAGATGTTCAAAAATGGTTGTTTATTCCATTTATATAACTTTTTATCTCTTTTATTTTTTGGTTTCGTTGATGCAAAATAAAGTGCGTCATCATAAATAAAACCACCAAAATCAGAATATTTTGTATTGCTTGATACATTATGAATATTAATATACGTTTTTTTTGTATTGGAATATTCTGCAAAATAATCTTTATTATTCTCTAATGATTTAACTCTACTATCACTGCTATTTTCTCCTTTTAACTTTAACAACCAAGTATCAGATTCAGCTATTTTACCATTCGTTTTCAATACTTGAGAGTATCTAAATAAATGTTTAGAAGAAACGTTTTCTTCGTGAAGTTCCATTAATTTTGCATAATACTTTTCTGCTTTTGTAAATTCAAAATTGAAATATTGAGCATCTGCTAAACGACTTAATACTAAATAAGAATTATCGCCTTTTTTATAAATTGACTCATATAATTCGGAAGCTTTTTTATAGGCAAATTCTTTATAATATCTATCTGCAGCATATTTACGTTGCCCTAAACTAGCTGTGCTTATTAATAAAATTAGTATGTATATTATTTTTTTCATCTGAATTCGTTTTTCTTTTATCTTTAGAAGAATCTTGGAGATTTTATAGCCTGTTCCTTAAGTATTTCATAACGTAGCATTGCTTCATAAGTTCCTGAATTATAATTACTATAATTTGAGCTCGTTAAATCATATGCAAAACCTAAGTATAAACTTTTATTTACTTGAAATCCTAACAAAGCACTTATAGAATCATCCCATCGCCAAGCCAAACCTCCTGTAAATTTTTCGTTAAACATAAAATTTGCTGACACATCTACTGATAATGGCGCTCCTTTTACTGCTTTTGCCAATGCTGCGGGTTTAAACTTTATGTTATCACTTAAATCAAAAACATATCCTGCGATAAAAAATAAATGCTTGCGTTCTTTTGCTATATCTCCACCATTAACAGTGTCATCATAATGATCGGTGTTTATAAAATTTGGAATTGCTGCTCCTAAATACCAATTATTTGTATAGTAATATAGTCCTGCTCCAATGGTTGGTAAAAACTTATTAATATTCGTTTGTACTTTTTTATCTCCTGTATTTTTAATACGTCCTTTATTCCAATCAATATTCAAATTACGACCTCCGAGTTTTAATCCTAAAGATAAATTCCCTTCTTCGCTTGTACGAATTGTATAAGACCCGTTGATATCTAAATAAAGTTCGTTTGATGGACCTATTCGATCATTTGTTAAGTTGATTCCTAAACCTACTCCACTATAACCTAATGGAGTGTCATAACTTAATGTCTGACTATCAGGTGCTCCATCAACACCAACCCATTGAGTTCTTCCTAATAAATTAATGATACTATGTCCGTTTGACCCTGCATAAGCAGGGTTTACGGTCATTGTATTGTACATATACTGTGTATATTGTGGATCTTGTTGTGCATTAATTCCGCTGATTATACATAGAATTAATAGTATTGAATATCTAATTTTCATATTGTTTTTTTTATCTATTAATGTATAACCAACCTACTTTTGGTTTTGAACCATCTCCTAAATCAATAACATAATAATAAGTTCCTGGTGGTAATTTTTCATCAACAACTAGTGTTGTTCTTCCGTTTGAAATTCCTTTAAATGAAACACTTTCATTATTATACCCTGAAGCTTTATAAACTGTATTTCCCCATCTATTGAATATCTCTACAGTATTATTTGCGTATTCGGGCTTATCAATACAAGAAATAAAGAAGCTATCATTTTCACCATCGTTATCTGGTGTCATGATGTTGTATGGCGTTCCACAAGGGTTTACATCTTCATCTAAATAATCTGGAATACCATTTTCATTAGTATCCATAGAATCATTTGTTGTAATATCATTATCACCAGGATTTTCATCAATAGTATTTATTCCATCATTATCATCATCAATATCTTGATAATCAAATATACCATCACCATCAGTATCTGAAGGATTGGTTGGAACTCCTCCGTTATCAGTATCAAATACATCATCTAATCCATCTAAATCGGTATCAACTCCACTTGGAATTAAATCTGGAATACCATTTCCATCATTATCATTTCCTTCTATAATATCTAATAAACCATCATTATCACTATCAGTATCTAAACTATCTGGAATACCGTCATTATCTGTATCTATTGTACCATCTCCTTCATTTGTATCTAAAATACCATCATTATCATCATCTATATCATCTGTATTTAAAATACCATCTCCATCAGTATCAACTCCAACTAGTATTGTAACTGTTGCTATATTACATTTTATAGGTGATGATCCATTTTCACAAATTTGATACTCTAACACATAAGTTCCTGAAGCAATATCTGTGCTTATTGCTATAGTTCCATCTGAATTAAAGGTAAAACCTAAAGGGTTTGTTCCATTTGGATTTCCTAATAAAGTAACCTCTCCTACTCCTGTACCTATTATTACTGAATTACCATCTAATAGATCATTGATAAGAATACTTGGTGTTACACTTCCAGCTGCTAAAGGATTATTACTATAATCATCATTAATAGCATCTATTGGATTTGCAACAATAATAGTAGCAACTGCTATTTGGCAATTTTCTGGATTAGCTCCGTTTTCACAAATCTGATATTCAAAATCATAAGCTCCTGAAGGTATATTAGTTTCAACAGTTATTGTTCCATTTGGGTTTAAAATAAACCCTGATGGATTTGTTCCGTTTGGATCTGCTGATAAAG encodes:
- the gcvP gene encoding aminomethyl-transferring glycine dehydrogenase — its product is MNTNSFQLRHIGPNSKGQEKMLETIKSDSIDQLIFETIPDDIRLKNELDLAPAMSEYEYLNHITELGAKNKVFKSYIGLGYNEAIVPSVIQRNILENPSWYTAYTPYQAEIAQGRLEALLNFQTMVCDLTGMELANASLLDESTAAAEAMALLFDVRERAQKKAGVTKFFVSEDILPQTLSVLKTRSTPIGIELVVGNHEEFDFSEDFFGAIVQYPGKHGQVCDYTEFVANCNEKNIKVAVAADILSLVKLKAPAEFGAAVVVGTTQRFGIPLGYGGPHAGYFATKEAYKRSLPGRVIGVTKDVNGGRALRMALQTREQHIKREKATSNICTAQVLLAVMAGMYAVYHGKDGLQYIADKTHAAANTLATALETLGFKQKNSAYFDTILIEVEAEKLRTVAQENGINFNYIDNNHVSISVNETVSLKEINAIVDCFEQAFNVQNVTVTQLTTTVAIAPNVLRNTSFLDNEVFNTYQSETEMMRYIKKLERKDLALNHSMISLGSCTMKLNAASEMLPLSNAQWGNIHPFVPLEQAEGYQTVLKNLENQLNVITGFAGTSLQPNSGAQGEFAGLMVIRAYHESNDDAHRNICLIPASAHGTNPASAVMAGMKVVVTKTDEKGNIDVEDLRAKAEKHKDNLAALMVTYPSTHGVYEKAIKEITQIIHDNGGQVYMDGANMNAQVGLTNPATIGADVCHLNLHKTFAIPHGGGGPGVGPICVAPQLVPFLPTSPLIPTGGENAITAISAAPWGSALVCLISYGYITMLGAKGLTDSTKNAILNANYIKERLHGHYETLYSGEMNRAAHEMIIDCRDFKQNGIEVVDIAKRLMDFGFHAPTVSFPVGGTMMIEPTESENVAELDRFCDAMIAIRKEISEATKEDTNNPLKNAPHTQGLLTDDQWDLPYTRQQAAFPLSYVADNKFWPSVRRVDDAFGDRNLICSCNPIEDYIDEEA
- a CDS encoding histidine decarboxylase — its product is MAGFKNLSEENRQKLNTLKEQLTTARDGFLGYPVSKDFDYSALNEFFQFPINNLGDPFEKGTYQVQTHEMEREVIAFFAKLFRANPKDFWGYVTNGGSESNLYGLYLARELYPKAIVYYSESTHYSIRKNIHLLNIPSIVIKAQENGEMDYKDFKNTVRMNRHKPVIVLATFGTTMKEAKDDISNIKNILASLAIQDHYIHCDAALSGSFGAFMQPRLPFDFMDGADSISISGHKFIGSPIPTGVLMAKRSNRDRIAKGISYIGSLDTTITGSRNGHSPLFLWYALKQLGIKGLQERYQKSLEVAQYCEASLKKIGIKAWRNPNAITVVLPKTSKKIKDKWQLATEGDISHIICMPNVTKIQIDAFIDDLKNCDEPTIEEEITFDYSLT
- a CDS encoding OmpA family protein, yielding MKKIIYILILLISTASLGQRKYAADRYYKEFAYKKASELYESIYKKGDNSYLVLSRLADAQYFNFEFTKAEKYYAKLMELHEENVSSKHLFRYSQVLKTNGKIAESDTWLLKLKGENSSDSRVKSLENNKDYFAEYSNTKKTYINIHNVSSNTKYSDFGGFIYDDALYFASTKPKNKRDKKLYKWNKQPFLNIYKAKQNNIVSKKMLDLEKSEMLEGLSSKYHESNIIITKNGKKAYFTRDNYDGRKLKGDEDQVSHLKIYSADKIGEIWGNVQELPFNSNDYSCGHPALSLDEETLYFVSDMPNGFGGTDIYKARILGDNKFGKSINLGSEINTESREMFPFIGTNNELYFSSNGHLGLGALDVFEAKYVEGKYENPVNLGSPINSAFDDFSFVINQKHSHGFFSSNRKNGKGDDDIYSFIIYQCKEDIKGVISDSRTGEPISNVVVQLMNPKGEVVSSLKTGRTGSYIFKQRDCEHNFVVVASKEGYKNVNEQAATLDVNQQDVIVNLNLQSLIVGNQIVINPIYFDFDLWNIREDAEYELEDIVSVMNTYPELVIKIESHTDSRGSKTYNRNLSDRRAKSTRDYIISRGIASNRIESAIGFGEDDLLNDCDDANSKKCTEEEHQKNRRSYFYIVKGNEIVKAVNE
- a CDS encoding PorP/SprF family type IX secretion system membrane protein; amino-acid sequence: MKIRYSILLILCIISGINAQQDPQYTQYMYNTMTVNPAYAGSNGHSIINLLGRTQWVGVDGAPDSQTLSYDTPLGYSGVGLGINLTNDRIGPSNELYLDINGSYTIRTSEEGNLSLGLKLGGRNLNIDWNKGRIKNTGDKKVQTNINKFLPTIGAGLYYYTNNWYLGAAIPNFINTDHYDDTVNGGDIAKERKHLFFIAGYVFDLSDNIKFKPAALAKAVKGAPLSVDVSANFMFNEKFTGGLAWRWDDSISALLGFQVNKSLYLGFAYDLTSSNYSNYNSGTYEAMLRYEILKEQAIKSPRFF